TCACTTTACTGATGACAAACGCGAACAAAAACGCAAAGAAGAAGCCTTCAATTGTTCCTATCCAAAAAGTATTGGCTCCAAATGAAAATAGAAATTGATTTAAGCTTGGAGTTCTTGCAAGCAGTTCAGCACAGAAGGCAGCCCATAGTCCCAATGAGGCTCCGACCATCCCAGCTATGTGCTGCTTTAATTTCTTTGTTCTCTCCATCTTCACTAGAAAGGGTCTTATTCCAAAGAACAAGGACAGTAACGAGAACGGAATGAGGAAATGAAATGGTCCGAACATCATTCCCATTTCATGAATAAAGAGTGCGGATATATTTACGGTGATGAGTGTCGGGATGAAAATGTATC
Above is a window of Flavobacteriales bacterium DNA encoding:
- a CDS encoding DUF2306 domain-containing protein encodes the protein MSEYLNQHWLTSHSVSGLMHFISATLGLILGLGILFLKPGSRVHKVSGYIFIPTLITVNISALFIHEMGMMFGPFHFLIPFSLLSLFFGIRPFLVKMERTKKLKQHIAGMVGASLGLWAAFCAELLARTPSLNQFLFSFGANTFWIGTIEGFFFAFLFAFVISKVISMQYRRLGLT